In a single window of the Montipora capricornis isolate CH-2021 chromosome 11, ASM3666992v2, whole genome shotgun sequence genome:
- the LOC138022867 gene encoding adenosine receptor A1-like, which translates to MSNSSSAASNIIPRGFLVSQIILSFLLATPAVFSNVILLYTIHRRKLWRMTATLLVVNLSVSDFLTGLVTGCGSLYYDINLFLGRTREELSGSRLVITFAAVVTNIVASCTISVMAFDRLFAVSSPLRYKMRVTPKKIKVFIAVIWIYSFLFSSLAMVLPQNVFVLLYCHLHVTLPILVLSAVYWRTYYALRSHNEQVRNISGRSDEQMTVVHRERERRMISAFLIVLILFYVTFAPQYIAQNMLVAQPSFALRESFRFFLYVANKFLLVNCSLNPFVYAWRIPRYRKAFREEFRKCRCRKKRQYNVSDAFQIIMQVSSTESDPTQGSSS; encoded by the coding sequence ATGTCAAATTCGAGTTCTGCAGCCTCGAACATTATCCCTCGAGGCTTTCTGGTATCGCAGATTATTCTGAGCTTTCTTTTGGCTACACCAGCCGTGTTCTCAAACGTTATTTTGCTTTACACGATTCATCGAAGGAAGTTGTGGAGAATGACTGCTACATTGTTAGTGGTCAATTTGAGTGTGTCCGATTTTTTAACAGGGCTGGTGACAGGGTGTGGAAGTCTTTATTATGACATCAATTTATTTCTCGGCCGAACAAGAGAAGAACTGTCGGGATCGCGACTTGTGATAACCTTCGCTGCTGTTGTCACAAATATTGTAGCGTCGTGTACGATATCTGTGATGGCGTTTGATCGTTTATTTGCGGTATCATCCCCTCTTCGCTATAAAATGCGAGTAACTCCAAAGAAGATCAAAGTTTTCATTGCTGTCATCTGGATATATTCGTTTCTGTTTTCTAGTTTAGCAATGGTTTTGCCCCAGAACGTCTTTGTTCTCTTGTATTGCCATCTTCACGTCACACTTCCTATTTTAGTTCTGTCTGCAGTTTACTGGAGAACGTACTACGCCCTACGAAGCCATAACGAACAAGTACGAAACATATCTGGCAGAAGTGATGAACAAATGACAGTTGTACACAGAGAAAGAGAAAGGAGAATGATTTCCGCATTTCTTATTGTTCTGATTTTATTTTATGTCACTTTTGCTCCGCAGTATATTGCTCAAAATATGTTGGTAGCTCAACCGTCCTTCGCATTAAGAGAGAGCTTTCGCTTTTTCCTTTATGTAGCAAATAAGTTTCTTTTGGTGAACTGCAGCTTAAATCCGTTTGTCTACGCGTGGAGAATTCCAAGATACAGGAAAGCGTTCAGAGAAGAGTTTAGAAAGTGTCGTTGCCGGAAGAAAAGGCAATACAATGTGTCAGATGCTTTTCAGATAATTATGCAAGTGTCGTCGACCGAGTCAGATCCAACACAGGGTTCTTCGAGTTAA